A stretch of the Candidatus Hydrogenedentota bacterium genome encodes the following:
- a CDS encoding class I SAM-dependent methyltransferase yields the protein MVNHVLDEIYRSGKVFDHQGGSKDVFPVSLYPQDGKALYDLVKQTESRKTLEIGMAYGISSLHILQALQENGGGAHVAIDPYQKKWYDNIGIANIERGGFQDMLQYFEEPSYLVLPRLLEANERFNFIFIDGNHRFEFVLLDFLYADKLLNVDGYMMFHDTWMPSIRKFYSFIVKNRADCYSMDLSYTGGKNHLLKRLRVFFNTLKQSFGDFNAARFYSAFNFNNYIVLKKIHERDPEEFDDEWHFYGAF from the coding sequence ATGGTTAACCATGTTTTGGATGAAATCTATAGAAGCGGCAAAGTTTTTGATCATCAAGGGGGTTCCAAAGATGTCTTTCCGGTTTCTCTTTATCCACAAGATGGTAAGGCTCTCTATGATTTAGTAAAACAAACTGAAAGCCGCAAAACACTCGAAATTGGCATGGCTTATGGAATTTCATCCCTTCACATACTCCAAGCACTGCAAGAAAATGGCGGTGGTGCTCATGTGGCTATAGACCCATACCAAAAAAAGTGGTATGACAATATCGGGATTGCAAATATCGAACGGGGAGGTTTTCAAGATATGCTTCAGTATTTTGAAGAGCCTTCTTATCTTGTATTACCGCGCCTACTTGAGGCCAATGAACGGTTCAATTTTATTTTTATTGACGGTAACCACCGTTTCGAATTCGTATTGTTGGATTTTCTTTATGCGGACAAACTTTTAAATGTTGATGGATATATGATGTTCCACGATACGTGGATGCCGTCTATTCGCAAATTTTATTCCTTTATTGTCAAAAATAGAGCGGATTGTTATTCCATGGATCTTAGTTATACTGGAGGAAAAAATCATCTTCTTAAAAGGTTGCGTGTGTTTTTTAATACACTAAAACAGTCCTTCGGAGATTTTAACGCTGCGCGTTTTTATTCTGCTTTTAATTTCAATAATTACATTGTATTAAAAAAGATTCATGAGCGCGACCCCGAAGAGTTCGACGACGAATGGCATTTCTATGGGGCCTTTTAA
- a CDS encoding glycosyltransferase family 2 protein, with protein sequence MDNVPNTLTHYGYPLPSARGLITDANKRGITHDLTTLRKWIRLNSRIFKTDRIDLRISSLSTNSWIELSDFAQREELNLSLRVSNALSPSILAHIHNSHLHDLCLEFYDGNYTTLKEWLDLSVNHDINVRMIVPATKYLPQQIDTLLENSHGIKAVTLSATDTFCPSSPLKNALESAAVIKGMNELTRQLSNKGIDACLYGIPFCQVEADNLDRAFDRAQYYLDHSGYKEDSYVFAERMYSYTTYRLNVALDNLVSRDIHVHSSLDNALFPWIEGHRRSYYRIWAYHKLTRHLPFLKPRPRPVPDQETAHSQALEAYRLKQQKKDGPVCSACKYRLICDKFSSQFRRRFPGLKPLAFPGESVPALRTAHDPSKRYYDNLDLQRLTIPERQKQLAEETQKTLLRTPPDREIVSDSYEIENRYTHHMPGAVRWHSFNKGELFSTVLTRVEAPFILSFSVGGGAATHAGFAFGRHIKLYIPLIDVSHRLTLSVDKDGYFVLLRDDEIVKAATFSMVDYVPSRLKGILEPRLTLLNIDGMIVTQTISLWESSIPLLAASKKAKYSIIIVNTRYARRLQATLLALAHQKGIEKDLFEVILAYVPGIDPTDDLLDSLHFSYPDLRIVPFPVPKDLAHSKGLMINEAVKIASGDWIMLTDADIVMPPDLFEQLEAIEDTPYLIAPEGRKMLPPDVTAKILLNELKPWECFDEILEGPGDLRKEEALAIPIGFFQCFPKWLLETIPYHELTHFEASDWYFGKNVVLKYGPEYRMKGVYLLHLDHGGSQWYGTQRQR encoded by the coding sequence ATGGATAACGTTCCCAATACGCTTACCCATTATGGATATCCGTTGCCATCAGCACGGGGTTTGATAACAGATGCGAACAAGCGGGGAATCACGCACGATTTGACCACGCTGCGCAAATGGATTCGACTCAATAGCCGAATATTCAAAACAGATCGTATTGATTTACGGATATCCTCCTTAAGTACAAATTCTTGGATAGAACTTTCAGATTTTGCGCAAAGGGAAGAATTAAACCTGTCTTTGCGTGTATCAAATGCTCTTTCACCTTCAATACTCGCCCACATTCATAATAGTCATTTGCATGATCTTTGCCTCGAATTTTATGACGGTAATTACACGACCTTAAAAGAATGGCTCGATCTTTCAGTGAACCATGATATCAACGTTCGTATGATCGTGCCCGCTACGAAATACTTGCCTCAGCAAATAGATACGCTGCTGGAAAACAGCCATGGAATCAAAGCAGTAACCCTTTCTGCTACAGATACTTTTTGTCCAAGTTCGCCTTTAAAAAACGCACTGGAGAGCGCTGCTGTTATTAAAGGAATGAATGAACTTACCCGTCAATTAAGCAACAAAGGAATTGATGCGTGTTTATATGGCATTCCTTTTTGTCAGGTGGAAGCAGATAATCTTGACCGTGCCTTCGACAGAGCCCAGTATTATCTTGATCATTCCGGATATAAAGAGGATTCCTATGTCTTTGCCGAGCGCATGTATTCTTATACTACCTATCGGTTAAATGTGGCGTTGGACAATCTTGTCTCTAGAGATATTCATGTTCATAGTAGCTTGGACAATGCCTTATTTCCTTGGATCGAAGGGCACCGAAGGTCTTATTATCGAATATGGGCTTACCATAAGCTCACACGACATCTTCCTTTTCTGAAACCTCGGCCGCGGCCTGTTCCGGATCAAGAAACTGCCCATAGCCAAGCACTCGAGGCATACAGACTCAAACAACAAAAAAAAGACGGTCCCGTATGCTCAGCCTGTAAGTATCGGCTCATTTGCGACAAATTTTCGTCTCAATTTCGCAGGCGTTTCCCCGGACTTAAACCCCTCGCCTTTCCCGGAGAATCCGTACCGGCACTAAGGACAGCCCATGATCCATCCAAACGATATTACGATAACTTGGATCTTCAGCGTCTGACCATACCCGAAAGACAGAAACAGCTGGCAGAAGAAACGCAAAAAACTCTTTTAAGAACACCTCCTGATAGAGAAATTGTTTCGGACAGTTATGAAATTGAGAACCGGTATACCCATCATATGCCGGGAGCCGTTCGCTGGCATTCTTTCAACAAGGGCGAACTCTTCAGTACCGTACTGACCCGCGTAGAAGCGCCCTTTATCTTGTCCTTTTCGGTAGGCGGCGGCGCAGCAACCCACGCCGGCTTTGCTTTTGGACGTCATATAAAATTGTATATACCCCTCATTGATGTTTCCCATCGATTGACTTTAAGCGTAGATAAAGACGGCTATTTTGTGTTGTTACGTGATGATGAAATCGTAAAAGCGGCAACGTTTTCGATGGTCGATTATGTACCAAGCCGTTTAAAAGGAATCTTGGAACCACGACTCACACTTTTAAACATAGACGGAATGATCGTTACCCAGACCATCTCGCTGTGGGAATCTTCTATCCCTTTACTAGCGGCATCAAAAAAAGCGAAATACTCCATCATTATTGTCAATACCCGTTACGCCAGACGACTGCAAGCGACCTTGTTGGCTTTGGCGCACCAAAAGGGAATCGAAAAAGATCTTTTCGAAGTTATACTGGCTTACGTTCCCGGTATTGACCCCACCGATGATCTCTTGGACTCGCTGCACTTCAGCTATCCTGATTTACGCATCGTTCCCTTTCCCGTACCGAAAGATCTTGCACACTCCAAAGGCCTTATGATTAATGAAGCCGTTAAGATCGCTTCCGGCGATTGGATTATGCTTACCGATGCGGATATCGTGATGCCGCCTGATCTCTTTGAACAGCTTGAAGCCATTGAAGACACTCCCTATTTAATTGCACCTGAGGGTCGAAAAATGCTTCCTCCCGATGTGACTGCCAAAATTTTGCTTAATGAATTGAAGCCTTGGGAATGTTTTGATGAAATTCTTGAAGGACCGGGAGATTTACGTAAAGAAGAAGCCCTGGCGATTCCAATAGGATTTTTTCAGTGTTTTCCAAAATGGCTTTTAGAAACTATCCCTTATCATGAATTGACCCACTTTGAAGCTTCCGATTGGTATTTCGGCAAGAATGTTGTCTTGAAGTATGGCCCTGAATATCGAATGAAAGGGGTGTATCTTCTCCATCTGGATCACGGCGGAAGTCAGTGGTATGGAACGCAAAGACAACGCTGA
- a CDS encoding radical SAM protein → MEINKTKRRVLNKRGVVWLGQTCNQRCYFCYFINRIEDHHHPEHAFMSLDKAKRIMDTLRHFYGNNSVDIQGGEPTIYRDILPLVRHCRDIGLYPTLITNGLLLAKTDAVSRYKDAGLRDFLVSLHGVDEIHDEVVGVPGAYRKITAGLEQIQTQQFPFRINCTMSKPAVETITKVAQKAIEYGALAVNYIAFNPFNDQQSGRRCADTVAKYTDIRPVLTEAMDMLEEAGIEVNVRYLPLCFAEERHRKNFYNYQQISYDLHEWDYQSWMWTMMVTQMMREGEVAPPFKLGPGARKLYVANARHLRDAYQQHPYRRGVKYWAQHRVAELTQLMQGKACLYRKEAKERAQQDCNYKYGKACESCHVRDICDGFHGDYVAFFGTEEATPITDVETSKDPCLFIQEQEKVVLPEDQSWAL, encoded by the coding sequence ATGGAAATAAATAAAACAAAACGACGGGTGCTCAACAAAAGAGGTGTGGTCTGGCTGGGTCAAACATGCAACCAGCGTTGTTATTTTTGCTATTTTATCAACCGCATTGAAGATCACCACCATCCGGAACATGCTTTTATGTCGCTGGATAAAGCAAAGCGTATCATGGACACGCTGCGCCATTTCTACGGCAATAATTCAGTAGATATTCAAGGGGGTGAACCCACTATTTACCGGGACATACTTCCTCTGGTACGTCATTGCAGGGATATCGGTCTGTATCCAACGCTCATTACAAACGGGCTTCTTTTGGCCAAAACGGATGCTGTCTCTCGCTACAAAGATGCAGGGCTTCGCGACTTTTTGGTAAGTTTGCATGGTGTTGATGAAATTCACGATGAGGTTGTAGGGGTACCCGGCGCTTATAGAAAAATTACTGCCGGCCTTGAACAAATACAGACACAGCAATTTCCCTTTCGGATAAATTGCACCATGAGTAAGCCCGCTGTAGAGACGATTACTAAGGTAGCACAAAAAGCAATTGAATACGGAGCCCTCGCAGTAAACTATATTGCCTTCAATCCGTTTAATGATCAACAATCCGGGCGCCGCTGTGCAGATACCGTGGCGAAATACACCGATATTCGGCCTGTCTTAACGGAAGCGATGGATATGCTGGAAGAAGCGGGTATAGAAGTCAATGTTCGCTATTTACCCCTTTGTTTTGCAGAAGAACGGCACCGAAAAAATTTTTACAATTACCAACAAATATCTTACGACCTCCATGAATGGGATTATCAAAGTTGGATGTGGACCATGATGGTCACGCAAATGATGCGTGAAGGGGAAGTTGCACCGCCCTTTAAATTGGGGCCCGGCGCTCGAAAATTGTACGTCGCAAATGCCAGGCACCTGAGAGACGCTTACCAACAGCATCCCTATCGACGGGGTGTAAAGTATTGGGCGCAACATCGTGTTGCTGAATTGACTCAATTAATGCAAGGTAAAGCGTGTTTATACCGCAAAGAAGCCAAGGAAAGGGCACAACAAGATTGCAACTACAAATATGGGAAGGCTTGTGAATCTTGCCATGTACGCGATATCTGTGATGGATTCCATGGGGACTATGTCGCCTTCTTTGGTACAGAGGAGGCAACGCCAATTACGGATGTCGAAACCTCAAAAGATCCATGCCTTTTTATTCAAGAACAAGAAAAGGTTGTTCTGCCGGAAGATCAATCATGGGCATTGTAA
- a CDS encoding ABC transporter ATP-binding protein, whose translation MNEIIRLEHVTKTFSARRGPRHLSGALGLLGGQQKHKFTALKDISLNVERGESLGIIGRNGSGKSTLLSIIAGITVPSEGRVQVFGRVASLLELGAGFNPILTGRENIYLNAGLLGMRKAQVDAVYDEIVQFSGISEFMDQPVDTYSSGMYVRIGFSVAAFVNPDIFIADEVLAVGDAEFQRKCRAKMGELREQGKTIVFVSHDLGLVSTLCERIVLLDKGQMIQRETAQKAITYYLRRVGAEKGVHAFRSGKTEAIFCEGRISLFHNEEEVSAPTGFQMELKRLGMSQFSTDAEWTVHDAHPAGCRAVGKMLRVPVLIHWDMYFENDLFTWNIAIEPERDISIEEINVRFAVPTRYNQWIYGGHKDFFPEIVPGDTSWRPVAVAHADITDTACLSEEDASLPSILFHARYEQKNFYLYWLNADYMTNSRALCAQAVFPEQDSLFKQGQHKMISLSLDLAIPADELEKEVFKNQVLKTDSLEVQFQNGRLFILRDNQIITHLNHIYASLLLDGFLVDGFSFHWENMGVKHGALQCCGKSRRFPFSQLWEISVHNNTVSLTIWLQVEKELKVEELYTTIVLPQKYTYWKTDYETDVFPDYDQSLNDWIHCNSIFRRGTSVTAWGENMPEVKLSADQTCPPVYMTAINTTYYEHGRALQAFRTSKAAELFFSPGKHLHFSGQIEIGPPKSTYE comes from the coding sequence ATGAATGAAATCATACGATTAGAGCATGTGACCAAGACGTTTTCGGCCCGGCGAGGTCCGAGGCATCTCAGTGGAGCACTCGGTCTGTTGGGCGGGCAACAAAAACACAAATTCACAGCGTTAAAAGATATTTCGCTTAACGTAGAGCGTGGTGAATCTCTAGGTATCATCGGGCGGAACGGTTCGGGGAAGAGCACGCTCCTTAGTATTATTGCCGGCATTACCGTCCCTTCTGAAGGCAGGGTTCAAGTTTTTGGACGTGTGGCATCTCTCCTTGAATTGGGAGCAGGTTTTAATCCAATTTTAACAGGTCGAGAAAATATCTATCTGAACGCCGGCCTTCTGGGCATGCGTAAAGCACAAGTAGATGCTGTTTACGATGAGATCGTACAGTTTTCCGGCATTAGTGAATTCATGGATCAACCTGTAGATACCTACAGCAGCGGTATGTATGTGCGTATCGGCTTCTCAGTCGCCGCTTTTGTTAATCCTGATATTTTTATTGCTGATGAAGTGTTGGCTGTTGGCGATGCTGAGTTCCAAAGAAAATGTCGCGCCAAGATGGGGGAGTTGCGCGAACAAGGCAAAACAATCGTCTTTGTTTCTCATGATTTGGGTTTGGTCAGTACCTTGTGCGAGCGCATTGTGTTGCTTGATAAAGGGCAAATGATTCAACGTGAAACAGCACAAAAAGCAATAACCTATTACTTGAGACGGGTGGGCGCTGAAAAAGGAGTTCACGCTTTTCGTTCGGGTAAGACAGAAGCTATATTTTGTGAGGGTCGTATCTCGCTTTTTCACAATGAAGAAGAGGTGAGCGCACCAACCGGATTCCAAATGGAATTAAAACGACTTGGTATGTCCCAGTTCAGCACTGACGCTGAATGGACCGTACACGATGCTCACCCGGCAGGATGTCGTGCCGTCGGAAAAATGCTGCGCGTTCCTGTTCTCATACACTGGGACATGTACTTTGAAAATGATCTTTTCACTTGGAATATCGCCATTGAACCGGAACGAGATATTTCAATTGAAGAGATAAACGTGCGCTTCGCGGTGCCCACCCGATACAATCAGTGGATATATGGGGGGCATAAAGATTTTTTTCCTGAGATTGTACCGGGCGACACGTCTTGGCGCCCCGTGGCTGTTGCCCATGCTGATATTACGGATACAGCATGTTTATCCGAAGAAGACGCGTCGCTGCCATCGATTTTATTTCACGCACGTTATGAACAAAAGAATTTTTATCTTTATTGGCTGAATGCCGATTATATGACCAATAGCCGCGCCTTATGCGCACAAGCTGTTTTCCCTGAACAAGATTCCCTTTTTAAGCAGGGACAGCATAAAATGATTTCCTTGAGTCTCGACCTAGCGATTCCTGCCGATGAACTTGAGAAAGAAGTCTTCAAAAACCAAGTATTGAAAACAGATTCTTTAGAAGTCCAATTTCAAAATGGCAGACTCTTTATTTTGCGTGATAATCAAATCATTACGCATCTGAATCATATTTATGCTTCTCTTCTACTCGATGGGTTTTTAGTTGATGGTTTTAGCTTTCATTGGGAAAATATGGGCGTTAAGCATGGTGCTTTACAATGCTGCGGAAAGTCAAGACGATTCCCCTTTTCCCAACTTTGGGAAATTTCTGTGCACAACAATACTGTTTCCTTAACTATATGGCTTCAAGTCGAGAAAGAATTGAAAGTTGAAGAACTTTATACAACGATAGTGCTGCCTCAAAAGTACACTTACTGGAAGACAGACTATGAAACAGATGTTTTCCCGGATTATGATCAGTCTCTCAACGACTGGATACATTGCAATAGCATTTTCCGGCGAGGAACGTCTGTTACTGCTTGGGGTGAAAATATGCCGGAGGTAAAGCTGTCTGCAGATCAAACATGCCCTCCTGTTTATATGACAGCAATCAACACCACATACTATGAGCATGGTCGAGCGCTTCAAGCATTCAGAACTTCAAAAGCTGCAGAGCTTTTCTTTTCGCCGGGAAAGCACTTGCACTTTTCCGGACAAATCGAAATTGGGCCGCCTAAGTCTACATACGAATAA
- a CDS encoding glycosyltransferase: MDEKLNSDSLRKETKNQFQKSMTASAAMPLHFLPNRGLILAHNKQGHCFSEEDYHRWAAYTSRVLQCQRMDFLSFNGIVPGLLSTIRYAREFAGLISLRGNAMGSTEGLAEAVLEGLNDVILCPSDLDHPDFALWLKACFDLSVSVRLQMVLPRGGSVDAERHVKLFIQYNVRSVTILLEDPFHEAEKCASSRDGQAVLDYCDFLAATLPARNMELNFVGIPPRFLSDTAAAYTQSTRAYQYNHLHYNQKAFTFARRLFSLSPSKARVILFLALKSAGFSISLTARRSINKLFVYFPFLYKSFMSITRWLRTRFQTRLLRNRIASSHRSEIQDNTRGSFTAEEEDRALKLLALDRKDLSKTTVDKSDQDMVFPYYRDQFEAYLNKEAAYQSSLASEAQKFLCSTEPTRIYGEKEWGTDEAFVIPEYGAISWVTALPGKRVSTLLDKLEPPFMITVTVGGGIAELIGFQVAPYCDILCPMIDSRHTLTLFANKEGHYVLLRDGVPVEPVLLPGGNPPPHRLPTDVRLRIVAWDIDERITFSPPRLWKNLVESLSQQPAPVYSVVVFCTRFARRLSVALQCLAHQREFDINKLEVIVGYVPGLDATEDVLNSLHLTQPKLRLIHAPFPRQNSHSKGYVLNQCMDHASGSRIVLLDADTLLPPTLFSMLEKMDEHEAFIATRGRALLGAEMTAQVLQGEIHPWEAWDELLTAANEIRENEALGVPIGYFQCFDRECLQTVRYPEYDHFQGADYEFAINLRKHVGQEYRLDTLAIHLDHSGSQWLGAERHF; encoded by the coding sequence ATGGACGAAAAACTCAATAGCGATTCTCTTAGAAAAGAAACGAAGAATCAATTTCAAAAATCTATGACTGCGTCAGCTGCCATGCCGCTGCACTTTCTCCCCAATCGTGGGCTTATTTTGGCGCATAATAAACAAGGCCATTGCTTTAGTGAAGAAGACTACCATCGTTGGGCGGCGTATACGAGCCGTGTGTTGCAGTGCCAAAGGATGGATTTTTTAAGCTTTAATGGTATTGTTCCCGGTCTTCTCTCCACCATACGTTACGCACGCGAGTTCGCCGGTCTGATTAGCCTTCGCGGCAACGCCATGGGTTCCACCGAGGGCTTGGCCGAAGCCGTTCTGGAGGGCTTGAACGATGTTATTTTATGCCCTTCCGATCTGGATCATCCTGATTTCGCTTTATGGCTTAAGGCTTGTTTTGATCTGAGTGTTTCAGTCCGTCTTCAAATGGTTTTACCGCGCGGCGGGTCTGTGGATGCAGAACGACACGTCAAATTGTTCATTCAATATAACGTACGTTCGGTGACCATTTTATTGGAGGATCCATTTCATGAGGCGGAGAAATGTGCATCTTCCCGGGATGGACAGGCTGTACTTGATTATTGCGATTTTTTGGCCGCGACACTCCCCGCCCGAAATATGGAATTAAATTTCGTCGGAATTCCCCCCCGCTTTCTATCAGACACTGCCGCGGCGTATACCCAAAGTACCCGCGCTTATCAATATAATCATCTGCATTACAATCAAAAAGCATTTACTTTCGCCCGGCGGCTTTTTTCCTTGTCTCCCTCAAAAGCCCGTGTAATTTTATTTCTTGCCCTGAAGAGCGCTGGTTTTTCAATATCATTGACTGCCCGTCGATCAATAAATAAATTATTTGTTTATTTCCCTTTTCTTTATAAAAGTTTTATGTCAATCACGCGCTGGCTTCGTACTCGATTTCAAACACGACTGCTTCGAAATAGAATCGCATCTTCGCACCGTTCTGAGATTCAAGATAACACCCGAGGAAGTTTCACAGCTGAAGAAGAGGATCGCGCCTTAAAATTGTTAGCCCTTGATCGAAAGGATCTCTCTAAAACAACTGTTGATAAAAGCGATCAAGATATGGTATTCCCCTATTATCGCGATCAATTTGAAGCGTATTTAAACAAAGAGGCTGCGTATCAATCCTCATTAGCTTCAGAAGCCCAAAAATTTTTATGTTCGACGGAACCCACCCGTATTTATGGCGAAAAAGAATGGGGAACAGACGAGGCTTTTGTAATTCCGGAATATGGCGCTATTTCCTGGGTGACCGCACTTCCGGGAAAACGTGTGTCCACGCTTTTAGATAAATTAGAACCCCCCTTTATGATTACCGTAACCGTAGGTGGTGGTATTGCGGAATTAATTGGTTTTCAAGTAGCGCCATATTGCGATATTCTTTGTCCTATGATTGATTCACGCCATACGCTGACTCTCTTTGCCAATAAAGAGGGTCATTATGTTTTGCTCCGTGATGGTGTCCCTGTAGAACCGGTGTTATTGCCCGGAGGTAACCCTCCGCCCCACCGTCTTCCCACGGATGTGCGGCTGCGAATTGTGGCGTGGGATATTGATGAGCGCATCACCTTTTCTCCACCCCGTTTGTGGAAAAATCTAGTGGAGTCTCTATCACAACAGCCGGCCCCGGTTTATTCTGTTGTTGTTTTTTGCACGCGTTTTGCGCGGCGTCTTTCGGTGGCGCTTCAATGTCTGGCGCATCAACGCGAGTTCGATATAAATAAATTGGAAGTTATTGTCGGATATGTGCCCGGCCTTGATGCTACGGAAGATGTGTTAAATAGCCTGCATCTGACCCAGCCCAAGCTGCGCCTGATTCATGCGCCATTCCCTCGACAGAATAGTCATTCAAAAGGATATGTTCTCAATCAGTGTATGGATCATGCTTCGGGTTCGCGAATCGTCCTTCTTGACGCGGACACACTGCTTCCTCCAACGCTATTTTCCATGCTGGAAAAGATGGATGAACATGAAGCCTTCATCGCCACCCGCGGCCGTGCCTTATTGGGAGCAGAAATGACTGCCCAAGTACTTCAAGGCGAAATACACCCTTGGGAAGCCTGGGACGAGCTATTGACTGCTGCTAATGAAATTCGCGAAAATGAGGCTTTAGGCGTACCGATAGGTTATTTTCAGTGTTTCGATCGTGAATGTCTGCAAACAGTACGTTATCCAGAGTACGACCATTTCCAAGGTGCGGACTATGAGTTCGCCATTAACTTAAGAAAACATGTGGGACAAGAATATCGTTTGGATACCTTGGCGATTCACTTGGACCACTCAGGAAGCCAGTGGCTTGGAGCTGAAAGGCATTTTTAA